From a single Lolium rigidum isolate FL_2022 chromosome 7, APGP_CSIRO_Lrig_0.1, whole genome shotgun sequence genomic region:
- the LOC124679081 gene encoding transcription factor BHLH156-like, which translates to MEHHQQRLLHLSPHQEHLMLSPGFFDVVDPLHFHDHGDVFVEPLAAAAGVVDDSAWMEDLMQLGDELFGGGTGDNDVVVDDMVGDEQAWQQEGDGGSPDDQACSYDDVISPDGSGEQGAGCEPSRDDSDLSGTRKRRDRSKTIVSERKRRFRMKEKLYELRALVPNITKMDKASIIADAVEYVKNLQSHARKLKEDVAALEARPGLPGRRQQQQQQQKDRPVAGRRQGQHGRSGNKDDEGSSSRGGGGGGGARVTHVGAVQVGEGRFFVTVECEQRDGGVAAPLCAAVESMDCFRVESSNIGCESDRVVSTLTLKVSEAREDAVINERTVKLWVMAALLNEGFRPEATAEIC; encoded by the exons ATGGAGCACCACCAGCAGCGGCTGCTGCATTTGTCGCCACACCAAGAGCACCTCATGCTCAGCCCGGGGTTCTTCGACGTCGTTGACCCGCTGCATTTCCACGACCACGGTGATGTTTTCGTGGAGCCCCTggccgcggcggcgggcgtggTGGATGATAGCGCCTGGATGGAGGACCTGATGCAGCTCGGCGACGAGCTGTTCGGCGGCGGCACCGGGGACAACGATGTCGTCGTGGACGACATGGTTGGCGATGAGCAGGCGTGGCAGCAAGAaggcgacggcggctcgccggacGACCAGGCGTGCAGCTACGACGACGTGATCAGCCCTGACGGTTCCGGGGAGCAAGGCGCGGGCTGCGAGCCCAGCCGCGACGACAGCGACCTGTCggggacgaggaagaggagggacCGGTCCAAGACGATCGTGTCGGAGCGGaagaggaggttccggatgaaggAGAAGCTCTACGAACTCAGGGCCCTCGTCCCCAACATCACAAAG ATGGACAAGGCTTCCATCATCGCCGACGCGGTGGAGTACGTCAAGAACCTGCAGTCGCACGCCAGGAAGCTCAAGGAGGACGTCGCCGCGCTCGAGGCGCGGCCGGGATTGCccgggcggcggcagcagcagcagcagcagcagaaggaCCGCCCCGTCGCCGGACGCCGCCAGGGGCAGCACGGCCGCAGCGGCAACAAGGACGACGAGGGGAGCAgctcgagaggaggaggaggcggcggcggtgcgagGGTGACGCACGTGGGCGCGGTCCAGGTCGGCGAGGGCCGGTTCTTCGTGACGGTGGAGTGCGAGCAGCGGGAcggtggcgtggcggcgccgCTGTGCGCGGCCGTCGAGTCCATGGACTGCTTCCGGGTGGAGAGCTCCAACATCGGCTGCGAGTCGGACCGCGTCGTGTCAACTCTCACGCTCAAG GTCAGTGAAGCAAGAGAGGACGCGGTGATCAACGAGCGGACGGTGAAGCTGTGGGTGATGGCGGCTCTTCTCAACGAAGGCTTCCGGCCCGAAGCGACGGCGGAGATCTGCTAG
- the LOC124676959 gene encoding SWI/SNF complex component SNF12 homolog, producing MATGGNPNPNPGQPRPQQPPPGGSPATPHTHMRPPSMAGAHYQGLFHSPPSHNPAFQIHMGASSTPQTPLMAAAAAAASAKRPPQKPPSRPPAPTSAAAAASVAAAYKAANSGSVDLTPAARRNKKRKLPEKQLPDRVAALLPESALYTQLLEFEARVDAALARKKVDIQEALKTPPSLQRTLRIYVFNTFANQAPRTIPPPKAAEPPTWSLKIIGRVLEDGAELDPAGVVPKHNPMYPKFSSFFKRVTIGLDPSLYPENSMITWENARSAAPQEGFEVKRKGDKEFLANIRLEMNYNPEKFKLSQPLMEVLGVEVDTRARVIAALWQYIKAKKLQNPSDPSYFMCDPQLKKVFGEEKMRFAMLSQKISQHLAPPPPINFEHKIKLSGNGANSSACYDILVDVPFPLQKEMTAFLANTEKHKDIEACDEVISASIKKIHEHRRRRAFFLGFSQSPVEFINALIASQSKDLKLVAGEANRNIERERRADFYNQPWVEDAVIRYLNRKPPGGNDGPGAGGS from the exons ATGGCCACCGGCGGCAACCCCAACCCCAACCCCGGCCAGCCACGCCCGCAgcagccgcctccgggaggctCTCCGGCGACCCCGCACACCCACATGCGCCCCCCATCCATGGCCGGCGCCCACTACCAGGGCCTCTTCCACTCCCCGCCTAGCCACAACCCCGCCTTCCAGATTCACATGGGCGCGTCCTCCACCCCTCAGACCCCTCTaatggcggcggccgccgccgccgcctcggccaaGCGCCCCCCGCAGAAGCCCCCTTCGCGTCCCCCGGcgcccacctccgccgccgccgccgcgtccgtgGCTGCCGCTTACAAGGCCGCCAACTCCGGCAGCGTCGACCTCACCCCCGCCGCGCGCCgtaacaagaagcgcaagctccCGGAGAAGCAGCTCCCCGACCGCGTGGCCGCGCTGCTGCCGGAGTCCGCGCTCTACACGCAGCTCCTCGAGTTCGAGGCGCGTGTAGACGCGGCGCTCGCCCGCAAGAAGGTGGACATCCAGGAGGCGCTCAAGACGCCGCCGTCCCTCCAGCGCACGCTCCGCATCTACGTCTTCAACACCTTCGCCAACCAGGCGCCCCGCACCATCCCGCCGCCCAAGGCCGCCGAGCCGCCCACCTGGTCGCTCAAGATCATCGGCCGCGTGCTTGAGGACGGCGCGGAGCTGGACCCAGCCGGTGTCGTACCCAAGCACAACCCGATGTACCCGAAATTCTCCTCCTTCTTCAAGAGGGTGACCATTGGGCTGGACCCATCGCTCTATCCGGAGAACTCGATGATCACTTGGGAGAACGCCCGGTCTGCTGCGCCGCAGGAAGGGTTCGAGGTGAAGCGGAAAGGGGACAAGGAGTTCCTTGCGAATATCCGGCTGGAGATGAATTACAACCCCGAGAAGTTCAAGCTGTCGCAGCCACTGATGGAGGTGCTTGGGGTTGAGGTGGACACTCGGGCCAGGGTCATCGCTGCCCTGTGGCAGTACATCAAGGCAAAGAAGCTGCAGAATCCGAGTGATCCTTCCTACTTCATGTGCGACCCTCAGTTGAAGAAGGTATTTGGTGAGGAGAAGATGAGGTTTGCGATGCTGTCCCAGAAGATATCGCAACATCTTGCACCTCCGCCGCCCATCAATTTTGAGCATAAGATCAAGCTATCGGGGAATGGAGCAAACTCTAGtgcttgctatgatatattggtaGATGTTCCTTTCCCGCTGCAGAAGGAGATGACAGCATTTCTTGCCAATACCGAGAAGCACAAGGACATCGAGGCATGTGATGAGGTGATATCTGCTTCAATCAAGAAGATCCATGAGCATCGTAGGAGGAGGGCATTCTTTCTTGGGTTCAGCCAGTCCCCTGTGGAGTTCATCAATGCGTTGATAGCATCCCAGAGTAAAGATTTGAAGCTTGTTGCTGGTGAAGCGAATAGGAATATTGAACGGGAAAGACGCGCAGACTTTTACAACCAACCATG GGTTGAGGATGCTGTTATAAGATATTTGAACCGTAAACCGCCTGGCGGCAATGATGGCCCAGGTGCGGGTGGTTCTTGA